A portion of the Homo sapiens chromosome 16, GRCh38.p14 Primary Assembly genome contains these proteins:
- the FLYWCH2 gene encoding FLYWCH family member 2 isoform X2, whose translation MPLPEPSEQEGESVKASQEPSPKPGTEVIPAAPRKPRKFSKLVLLTASKDSTKVAGAKRKGVHCVMSLGVPGPATLAKALLQTHPEAQRAIEAAPQEPEQKRSRQDPGPAEAMAAASQCSAQTWPQVSWK comes from the exons ATGCCCCTGCCCGAGCCCAGCGAGCAGGAGGGTGAGAGTGTGAAGGCCAGCCAGGAGCCATCccccaagccaggcacagaagtcATCCCGGCAGCCCCCAGGAAGCCCAGAAAGTTCTCCAAACTGGTCCTGCTCACAGCCTCCAAAGACAGCACCAAGGTGGCGGGGGCCAAGCGCAAGGGTGTGCACTGTGTCATGTCCCTGGGGGTGCCCGGCCCCGCCACCCTTGCCAAGGCCCTCCTCCAGACCCACCCCGAGGCCCAGCGGGCCATTGAGGCAGCCCCTCAGGAGCCTGAGCAGAAACGGAGCAGGCAGGACCCAG GTCCAGCAGAGGCGATGGCTGCGGCTTCCCAGTGCTCAGCACAAACTTGGCCTCAAGTTTCCTGGAAATGA
- the FLYWCH2 gene encoding FLYWCH family member 2: MPLPEPSEQEGESVKASQEPSPKPGTEVIPAAPRKPRKFSKLVLLTASKDSTKVAGAKRKGVHCVMSLGVPGPATLAKALLQTHPEAQRAIEAAPQEPEQKRSRQDPGTDRTEDSGLAAGPPEAAGENFAPCSVAPGKSL, translated from the exons ATGCCCCTGCCCGAGCCCAGCGAGCAGGAGGGTGAGAGTGTGAAGGCCAGCCAGGAGCCATCccccaagccaggcacagaagtcATCCCGGCAGCCCCCAGGAAGCCCAGAAAGTTCTCCAAACTGGTCCTGCTCACAGCCTCCAAAGACAGCACCAAGGTGGCGGGGGCCAAGCGCAAGGGTGTGCACTGTGTCATGTCCCTGGGGGTGCCCGGCCCCGCCACCCTTGCCAAGGCCCTCCTCCAGACCCACCCCGAGGCCCAGCGGGCCATTGAGGCAGCCCCTCAGGAGCCTGAGCAGAAACGGAGCAGGCAGGACCCAG GCACAGACAGAACAGAAGACAGTGGATTAGCAGCGGGGCCTCCTGAGGCTGCTGGGGAGAACTTTGCCCCCTGCTCTGTGGCGCCCGGCAAGTCCCTGTAA